ATAGCAAAATTAACTGGCTAAGGTACGTTCCTACAATTTCAGCAGAAAACCAACCTGTTATACTTTCGCGGTTTAGCCGAGCAGCTTGCAAACGGGATGGAAAACCCGCAGTATATATAGCGCGCGCACTAGCTCGGGCACGGCGTAGAGTGTCATGTACTCATCAGGTAGATCAGTATTCCGCGGTAACAGCTACTCCGGATTGGATCAGCAACCACCAAACAGGCAACAGCTACTCGCGGCCAGGCGTCCTCCAGAGCAACAAGTGTCCACGCCTTCCGCTACGCAGCTGATCGGCGCAAGGGTGCAGTGCCCACGAGACGACAAAGCCACTCCGGGCTTTACGTACGCTGGCTGCCTGGGGTCGCCGCGGCCTGCATGGGGTTCCGCGGGCGCACAGGCGCACAGGGGTAGCCGCTCAGCGCAGACCGTCCCGTACCCTGCGCCACTGAGCGCGCACGCGCTGCctgcccggcgaggcgagcgcagCCAAAGCGCGGCTTGGCCGTGGCCGCGTTGGCCGGCGGGGGCCCCTATGGCTGCCGGATCGCCAGGCCACGGCGGTACGGAGCCcctggcggcacggcggcgctgggaggTGGTCCGTCCCGGACCGGGCCGAATCAAGGCGTCACGGACGTGCGGTTCTCATCGTACAGTTGGTGCCCCGCCGTGCGTTTGTCCAGGAGCCACGGCGAATCTGGCCGCCCGGCCGTCCGTTGGCGCCAGCACTGAGTGCACTGTGGCCAAAATTGGCCATGGCCACCGGCACAGCTAATAAGCTCGCTCGGATTGGATCATCATCCATCTCACCGTCTGGGCTGCTCCGGCCGGCAGCATCAAGGAGGCCGCCCGCGAGCTCCCTTTCGCAGGTGCATGATTGGCAGGCAGATCCATGATGGTAATTGCTGGTTCGCTAATCTCGCGCTGCAGCTTTCCAGGCGGACATACAATAATGGCGCACATGGCGTTAGCGATTATTAGGGCAAGGGTGCGAGAGGAGATCCAATGCTGTCGAGCTTACTAGAAAAGAGGATCGTGGAAGCAGGTAAGACATCCGATTGTAGCTGGGAAACGCCGCCGCCCACAAGGCCACAAGCTACTAGTACTGGAGACCATCAGTGAGTAAGTTCACGCCAGAGCGGGCGGGGGAGCTCCAAAACGAGTGGTCGCGTCGTCACTCGGAAGACACAAGGCTGCGCAGACTTTTCGCTTTTGTTGCCGGGCTCGTCTTCCCCATAGTGCTCGCCACACACACTGCGAATAGCGGAGGGCGGAACTGTAGGAGCTGGGCAGCTGGCCACCAAATCTAGCGGGGAGAAGTCAGCAACGCAGTGGCAGTGCGGCACTGTGGCGGCGATGAGTCCTTCCGCCTTTCTACGGGTCCCCGGTCCCATGGGCGGTCGGCCTAAGCCCATGACGTCGGGTTCCCCGCCGAGCACTCCACTGCGACGACGCAGCAGGTGCATCCCTCGTTCCCTCCGCCCGGCCGTCGTCCCTGCTGGGGCCGTTGGCGCCACTGTCTAGCTATCGAGGGGGCGGTTGCCCCACTCAAATATCGAGTGGGGCCATATTAATTTAACAAGCAATATTCTATGTGCGAATCTCAATTATTAATAAGGTGAAAGTATCATCTGTTTATTAGATTGGGTACTGGAATTAGTATATGAAGTTTATTGAGGCAATATTCTATTATGTTCCCCTCAAGAAAAAATCTTTCTATTCATTTCTTGGAAAAAAAAGTGGGAGAAGCAGTGGTACGCAAGTTCTTGTTAGCACAAGCTGCTAATGTCTTTGCTCTTTGCTTAGGTTGAATCTTTTAGCACCGGTTAGGAGATACCAGGAGTTTGGAAAAGGGGAAGTAAATCTTGCGATTCCCCAAAAAAAACTGAAGCAGATCACATCGGACACAGATCCATTGGCTACTAATAGCTCCTAATATAATCATCAATCAGGGGGAAGAGATTACTAAAAACCGCAGGAATGTTAGAAAGCTAGCTCGAGAGCGACGCGAAAGTAACGCACCATATATTGCCTGGTGTGCATTTGTTGTTCGCTCCCGGGGCACCAGATCACCACAAGCCAAGCGCGCCATGGCGTCCCGCGTCCCTCTCGCTTCCCGCCTGCTTCGCCGTCTCTTTAAATAGCCGAGTTCCTACTTCCTTCTTGTGCGCTTCCTGGCCCTAACTCGGCGCGGATCAATGTCCGACTACGGCGGACCGGCCTCGCCGCGGACGGGGAAGCACCCCTTCTACCGCGGCATCCGGAGCCGCAGCGGCAAGTGGGTGTCGGAGATCCGGGAGCCGAGGAAGACGCGCCGCATCTGGCTCGGCACCTTCCCGACGGCCGAGATGGCCGCCGTGGCCTATGATgtggccgcgcgcgcgctgcGCGGGCCCGACACGGCGCTCAACTTCCCGGACCTGGCCGCGTCACGCCCCGCGCCCGCGTCCACCTCAGCGGACgacatccgcgccgccgccgcggaggccgccgcggcgctgcaGGAGCCCGATCGCCGGCCGGCCCGCGGCATTGCTCCTGCGGCGGCCCGTGGAGGCGCGCAGCAGCAGACGGCCGgcgggagcagcggcgcggcggcgcagcaggaagggggcggcagcggcgcggggaCCCAATACTACCTGGACGACGAGGCGCTCTTCGAGACGCCGCAGTACCTGCGCAACATGGCCGCCGGGATGATGCTGAGCCCCCCGAGGCTCGGCCGCAACTCCTCCGACGACTCGCCCGACCCGTCGGAGGCCGGGGACAGCCTCTGGAGCTACCGTGATCCGTAGATCGATGCCGGTAATGGCGAATTGGCGAATGCTGTAATAATGGATGTGGTGACGGAACTAATACGGTCTACTACAacggctgctgctgcctgcagctACTACACTCCTACTGAACCTGGAAGCTGAGAAGAATGATGTGGAGAGGTAAGGAGAGAGGTACATACTGGTCCTATCCAGTCCAGCCGCCATGTGTGTACAGTGGGATAGCTTCAGTCTTCCGCCGGAAGCCCGGCAGATGCAGTGTATCTTTCACTTCTCTCCTTTTACCcgtaggccgtgtttagttatttacatgtaaaaattttgtgttggaattttgctaatttaaaatactaaatgaagtctatttacaaaattttttacatagatggattgtaaatcgcgagacgaatctaatgatgctaattaatatatgattaattcataattagcggatggttactatagcatcattgttgcaaatcatagattaaatagactcattagattcgtctcgcgatttacagcccattcatacatgtaaatagacttcatttagtactccatacatgtatcCCAACATTCAATGTgacatttttttgcgtttatgAGTTTACGGGTAAcgatctaaacagggccctaGTAGATGTGTGTGTTTCTGCTGTGGAAGACAGAAGGGGGAGCTCTTCTTTTTCCACTAAATTCCACTTGGCTCTCTACCTAGCTAGTGGGATACCTCTCCATTCGGCCGTGTGGCAGTACATATGGAACTGCAGAGatatacacacatacatacagtcatatatataatatatcgGATATATTATGCTGCAAACCGTGGGTAGATGGCACTTAAGCTACTACATCAGGGTTCAGGAAGCTCCAGCGTCCGTTGGCCGCGTGCGTCAGCAAGCGGAGGTTGCATCGCTGCATTTTAAGACGTAGGGAAAAGACACGCCACTATCAGTTTTGACACGAAAATACCTGTGGAGTGTCTcaaacaaaaaatagaaaaagaaaaggatgagTTTTGACACGGCCATGCCCAATCAAACTGAATAGAGCATGCAAGAACAAAGCAAAAGCATCCACTGTCCagcgaaaaaaatattttcagctCAGAGGCAAAGATTAGGCTTGACGGCTAGAGCAAGGATTCGTGTATACCTGGACGCTTTGAGgaggcctgccgccgccgccgacctcaccATGGCCGCGCTGCCATTATGGTGTCCTCGGGCGACACTGTTGCTTGGAAAGGTGGCTGCGCTCCATTGCGGGTTGCGGGACGAACTTGGCGGAGTAAAGATGACGATGTCTTCTCCCTCTCGCCAACATGTAGCAGTGGCCctcgggtgtgtttagttggtgaaaaaaattgggttttggtaccgtagtatatttcgttgttacttgacaaataatatctaactatgaattaattaggcttaaaaaattcatctcgtgctaatcagttagactgtgtaattggTCATTTCTTTCAACTACATTTGATGCTTCGTGCATAtgtccaaagattcgatgtgatatgtattatagaaaattttttgagaactaaacaggaccgACAGCTCGGTAACGCCTGTTAATGGCAGCTAGTCACTGCTTCCTCGACGCACGATTCTCAGCAACCATCTAGTGTCCGATGGCTGGTAGGTAGCTACGATTGTAGTGCCCCACTCTGATTTGTAGTGGCTGCTGTGGCCCGTTGAAATGAAAGATTGAATGGAGAACGGGATGGGATAACGCATAAGGCTCTTGGaaccaaatttttttcagaagtctctatcacatcaaaaagaatcttcctattttatagtattaaataaaatctgtttataaatgttttttgacagctgagtgttttttcacgagacgaatctaatgtgcctaattaattcataatttgctacagtaccatcggCTAATCATATATTAgtatatctcattagattcgtctcgcaatttagccccaaggttctgcagttagttttataataaacttttatttaatacttctaaatactaaaaaaattCCAAGAATTTCAAAAAAGTCCctgaaaccaaacaacccctaagCGTAATTCAGCTCTTTGCAAAGGCGCTGTACTGTTGATCGTCATCACTCCATTGCTTTTGGAGATATCTTCGCCTACGCATGAACAGACAACTGTTTGCTTTCCGTACGCCATCGGAACTGATTGATTTCCTGTATAGCAGTCAATGCAAGCTCTTGGCTCGGTGCCAGCAAAGACCACTCTATgagggggcgtttagttccaaaaacgaAAATTTTTAAATGTTCCATCAATGTTTGACCAAATATCGGGAGGGTTTTTCAAACACTAATTTAAAAATTAATTTCAAAACTCACTCAGAAACCGCAAGACGAATAAACAATTCCCGTTATCAACCAATCTACAGTGTCAGTGTATGCGAATCTGGCTCCCGGCCGATAGGCCCAACTCTTTCCCCCTCGGCCTTCTATCTTGTTATGTCTTTCTCCTTAAAATTTCTATAATGGATTCGACTGTAGGCTGGCAGCATATTTTCCCAACAACCTTATTTACTATTAAAGCATCTTTGAAGTCCCACATGAAACCACCTATGATTCTACGTGGACActctgaaaaaatagagaacTTCTAAAAATTTCCACAGAAATCAGAAGCATCTGGCCATCAATttgacaactctaatcataatagttgttggatctattatctttactaataaattatccacatttgtcattatgaaaatagactaaaataaccccctaaatatgtatttaaattactcacatttgccattataaaaaatctgaAGTAAACCCCTagtcttcatgtaaattatccatctatgccattataaaaataatataaattatCCCATAAAGTTTCATtcaattatccaattatgttatTGTAAAAAGTTAAATCAACCACTAAATCTGAATTTTAATTATATAAGTACAAGAAAATATTagagtgcaccaatataaaattttaaactactATTTCTAtgattattaatatattattgatattattattatataaaaatactactcacgatatgtgtcaccatgtattaATGTATGATCGgagagataagaatatcaattcacaaataaatgCTTCAATTAACATATAGACATGCGATGCAAAATAAGATCCATTGCAATTAGAAATAGACCACAAGTGATATATTATGTGAAAAATTAGCAGTCAAAATGCACCAAGCGAAATCGCACCAGTATTTTGAGACATGAAGTTGTAAAATAGACCATTTACACCTAATGAATGAAAGAAATAATAGGAGAAGGCTTATAAGTTGCAAATAATCTGATCAAGTTATACTTCCTCCGCTATTGCAGTGGCATCTTATTTATGTGTGATAGATAGCATGTGTTTGACTGGTCAGCAAAGTGGTACTCGTTGGTTATATAGTTTTTCTTTATGCTGGTATTAGATATTGTGATGCAGatatatgtaaaaaaaaattgtgatgcTATTTCATGGTTACAATATTCTCTGATAAAACTAGAGCTTGGATTTATCCTATATGTAGCAAAATTAACTGGCTAAGGTGACGGCGCTGTCAGCATCACCCTTGGCCGTCCCCGAGGTGCGGGACACGGGTGTTGGGGGCGCCACCTTCGGCCATCGACCGAAGGCCCGCGCGCAATTTGAATGCAACGACAAGGTCTCCTCCCGGCTCGGCTAGCCGAGCAGTCAAAGGGCTTCGAGCTTCGGGCGAAGACAGAGGCGCCTACGGCGCAGACCGGTTTGCCATAGGCGAAGACGAAGAGAAGCGAAGAGTAACGAAGACTGAGGCGCCTACGGCGAAGACCGACAGGCGAAGACGAAGAGAAGCGAAGAGTGACGAAGACCGAGGCGCCTACGGCGAAGACCTGTTCGCCACAGGCGAAGACGAAGAGaagcgaagagaggcgaagaccaGGGCGCCTAGGGCGAAGACCAGGGCGCCGACTACGAAGTCGAAGACCAAAATGGAAGGCGTCGGAGAGTAAGCACTTCGAAAGCCGCGAAGGGAATCATGTAATGGGCCCAATGGGCTGTAATGGGCCCAATGGGCATAAGAGGTTCGGATGTAATTTACCAAATGATGTAAAAATACGGTTGTACCCTGAGAATATTCCGGGAATATAGTTGTTAGGGGGCATTACGGTGTAATAACGGAGGGTGGTAGGTGAAccgtcacctataaatacccgacccctgtacattgatgggacacattgaataCAAAGAGAGAATCCAATTTACTGTGCGAAGCCTCGCTTCTGGCTTGGAGTTGCTCACTTCGGCTGGTGCGCTCTTTCTTCACTGTTGTAGTGTTCGTCCGTTCCGGaagcactctccaccaacagtttggcacCCACCCGTCGGTTCGACACACCACGCCACACCACATGGCGGCGATGAATAAGGGAGACGCTACTACCACTTTGACAGACACGACAACAACAATGACAACTCCGCAAGACGAAGCCGCCCCCGGACAAGAGCCCGCAACCGGCAACGAAGACATCACCATCGAAGACATCGCAGAAGGTCAACACGAAGTCGATCTGCTGGACCTTGGCATCTCTGCCGAAGACATCGCTGCAATGCGAAGGGTTGATTCTCGCCTCGAAGAGGCGCGAAGAGCCAAGATACAAGCTCTTCAGGAAGAATCTGCGGAGCCTCAAATCATCATGAGGGCAAAGGGTAAGGAAATAATGTTGACTGAAGCAGAAAGGcaagagcagtacaacaagATGCAAGAAGAAGATCTTCGCTGCAAGGCGTTACAAGAGAAGATCAGAGCACAACGACTGATGCTCGAAAAAATACAGGCACTgcagccgccgcagccactGCCGAAGGGCACGGTCGCAATGAACCCACCAAGAAACGCAAGGGTCCGAACAAGGACTATACCAGTCGAAGAGATCTCTGACCAGTCTGAGCCAGAGGaggaatggttttatcgaagggGCCACCCGCGAAGAACGCCATTGTCTGAAGAGTTGGAAGAGATACAATGGCCTCATCGCCTCAGTTTGATGGTGAGTCCGACCCCGAAGAGTTTCTCCTGAAATACGAAGCCACCATAGAGGCAGCCAGAGGAGGCACAACGTGCAAGGCGAAGGCACTTGTCCTCGCGCTGCGAGGACTGGCTCAGCGATGGTATGCAAACATACCCCCAGGAAGCATTCTATCATGGAACCAGCTTCGTTCCCAGTTGCGCTCAAGTTTTCGAGCCGTCAGgcccgacgaagtcacatccTGCGACTTCCTTAACttgaagcaaggaagcatgacttTACAGGAGTACCTTCAGAGCTTGATAAAGCTTCGCGCAAGAGGGCCAGACATCACTGACCAGAGCATTATCGACTCAGTAGTCAATGGGATCAGCCTCGGCCCATGTGGGGAGTACTTAACCCAACGAAGGCCGAAGACAGTTACCAAATTGttcgagataatgcaagaatattgcatatcAGAACGTGCGAAGAGGGAGAAGCTCGAAGAAATGAATGAGAAAAGGAAGTCAAGGAATATCGAGAGGTCGCACCAGAAGCCATGGCATTCCGACCAGTCGAAGCATAAAACTGTCAATAGCGTCTCCAAGGAGGAGTCACGTGAAACCAGGCACCACAAGAACAAAGGCGGCAGAGATCACCGCGAAGACAGATCTATCCGCGAAGACAGATCTAGCCACGAAGATAGATCTAGCCACGAAGACAGGCCCAGCCATGATGACAGGTCCAACCGCAAAGACAGAAACAATCGCGAAGACCGCTACCAGAAAGGCTGAAGAGAAAAGGGGGGCCGAAGGGAAAAAAACACCATTTTGCTAtttccatgggaaggaccaagGTCATTGGACCAATGAATGCCCAATCACAATTGAAACGAAGGCAGAGCTCGAACGCAAAAATGCATAATCAGCAAAACCAGTAAATTACACTTCGCAACCACCGCATCCAGTTCCTCTTCCAATAACCGCCTGGACCCCAACACCAAATTGGCCAGTGTCATTCCCAGTTTACAACTACAACCCATCATACATACCTCCAATGTCATTGCCTTCGCAACAATCCATGCCACCACCTTCGCACCAGTCGATGCCGATGCTACCCGCTCCGCAGTACGCCAACACATGGTCAAGGAGCTCCACGCCTTTACCCCCACCACCGAAGATCAAGCCAGGACAGATACCGGAAAGAGCAGGCGATGGACCCTCCGGCATCATGGTTAACATCATCAACGCCATCTCCGGAGGATTCAATGAACTGGTTCATGAGACGAAGAGGCAACGCAAAGAATACTTCAGAACTGTCTCTCATGTGAGCGAAGGCAAATGTTTTCGAACTCCGTGGTCGCATGTCCCAATAACCTTCACACAGGCGGATCTTCGGCTACAACACTACCCTCACAATGATCCCCTTGTCATCAGAGCCAACATTGGCAAGAATTCAGTACACTTTGCTGGAAATGACATCGGAAGGATATTGGTCGACAATGGCAGCTTCGCAGACATTCTGGTATGGCAGTGCTTCGTCAAGATGGGGTTCACAGAGCAAGATCTAAAAAAATCGCAATACCCACTCATTGGCTTCGGAGGCAAGAGAATCGAGGCCCTCGGCAAGATAAAGCTCAACGTCACATTCGGCGAAGGGGTCACGCAAAGAACCGAAGCAATAACCTTTGATGTAGTGGACATCAACTATCCatacaatgccatcttcggccgcaacACCCTGGTGAAGTTTGCAGCTGTAATCCATCAGCCGTATCTATGCATGAAGATACCTTCAGCAGGGGGAGTCGTGACCGTCTACGGCAATCAAGAAGAAGCGCGCAGGTGCGAAGATAACGCGTATAGCACCAACAAAACCGTGCATACCATTGAGGCTACCGAAGAGGACACAAGAACATTTGTTGCGGAAGACATGCGAAGAGACCATAAAAACGAAGGGGTCTCACCAGCAGAACATACAAAGAAGGTACCATTATGCGAAGATGTGCCTGATCGTCTGGTGATCATCGGCTAGGAGCTCGAGGAGCACGAAGAAGAAAGACTCATACAATTTCTGAGGAACAATCAAGACGTCTTCGCATGGTATTCGTCTGACCCGCGAGGAGTCAGTcgagaagtcattgagcatatGCTTACAGTCAACCCGAAGGCAAAACCGATAAAGCAGGGGCAGAGGTCAATGTCCAAAGAGAGGAAGAAAGCATCACAGGGTGAGGTGCAGAAATTGCTAGACGCAGGTGTCATTCGCGAGGTGCAATACCCAGAGTGGTTGGCAAATGTGGTCATGGTACCGAAGAAGAATGGgaaatggagaatgtgcatcAACTTCACCAACCTCAATAAGGCTTgcccgaaggatgaatacccttTTGCCTCGCATCGACACATTGGTCGATGCGGCGGCCGGCTCAGAAATGCTGAACATGCTGGATTATTTCTCCGGCTATCACCAAATTTTCATGAATACGGGGGACGAAGAGAAAACTAGTTTCACCGCTCCCTTCAGTACATACTGTTACATCAGGATGCCAGAAGGCCTCCGCAACGCAGGCTGTACATTTAACAGAATGATCAAGAAGGTGCTCGGGGATCAGCTAGACAGAAACATCTCCACATATGTGGATGACGTGGTCGTTTGAagcaagaaaaaagaagatcaCATACAAGATCTTCGTGAAACATTTGCAAACCTTCGCCGGCACGGGCTAAAGCTAAACCCTGAAAAATGTGTTTCGGTGTTCGAAGAGGCAAGCTGTTGGGTTGTATGATCACAGAAAGGGGTATAGAGGCGAACCCTGAGAAGATCGAGGCAATCAGGCGGATCAAGCCGCCAACCACAAAGAAAGGAGTTCAAAAATTGACAGGTCGATTGGCTTTGCTGAACAGATTCATCTCCAGGTCGGCAGAAAAGTCTCTCCCATTCTTCAAAGCACTGAAAGGAGCTGGCAACATGCAATGGGGCGAAGAGCAAGCGAAGGCGTTTGAAGCCTTGAAAACATTTATAGAAAACCTGGCAGTCATGTCCAGCCCTTTTGAGAAAGCAGAGCAGCTCTCGTCGAAGAGAGATTAATCGAAGGCGAACTTAAGCAAGTCCCCATCTATTTCGTCTCCGAAGCCCTGAGTGGCTCGAAACTACTATACTCCGAAATGGAAAAAATGGCTTACACAGTAGTCATGGCTTCGCGCAAGCTTCGCTACTATTTCTAGAGTCACAAGATAAAAGTTCCAACTTCGTTCCCTCTTCGGGATATGTTTGAAAACAAGGAGGCCTCCGGCAGAATAGGCAAATGGGCTACAAAACTAGTGGAGCATACAATTGACTTCGTCCccagaacagcaatcaagtctcaGGTCTTGGCAGAGTTCATTGCAGACTGGACTCCAGCGGTACCTTCGCAAGAAACACCAAAGTTAGAATCAATATGGCAGCTTGAATGTGATGGGGCATACCAGAGATTTGGGGCAGGGGCTTCGGCAATCCTCACTGCCCCATCGGACACACAATTGAAATATGCAACGAGGCTAGACTTCAAAGGATGCACAAACAATGTTGCAGAATACGAAGGCCTGCTCCTAGGTCTTCGCAAGGCAATAGTACTGGTAGCGCAAAGGCTGTCCATCAGATCCGACTCGGAGCTAATCACCGGACACATCAATAAGACTAATAGAGCACTGAAGCCGGAGCTGTCAAAGTATCTGGCAGCCGTCCGAAGCATGGAGAAGTTTTTCCTCGGATTCAACATACGGAGCTTCCCATGATTGTAAAACAAGCAAGCCGATATACTGGCGAAGGCCGCAGCTCAATATGATCCGTTGCCACCAGATGTGTTCTTTGAAACATTGAAGCAGAGCTCTGTCAACTACGCCGAAGAGCCTGTAAAATTCATCAACGCCATAACcagcgaagactggagggcAACCATAATGGCCTATCTGCGAGGGCATTTCATCCCTGAAGATGAcaaggaagaaaagagaatggCTCTTCATGCTCGCAACTACAAAATCATCAACGAAAACCTATATCGAGGGGGTGTCTGCGCGCCCCTCCTGAAGTGCATCTCTTGTGAAGAAGGCCGACAGTTGCTCGAAGAGATTCACGCAGGCATGTGCTCTTCGCACATTGCAACAAGGGCATTGGTAGGCAAAGCCTTTCGCGAAGGCTTCTATTGGCCTTCGGCGGTTGCAGACGCGCACGAAGTGGTCCGAAAATGCTCAAATTGCCAAAGGCATGCACCATACAGCAAATTTCCACCAGACGAAGTGCAGTTATTGCCTCTGGTGTGGCCCCTCGCTCGATGGGGCATCGACAT
This sequence is a window from Panicum virgatum strain AP13 chromosome 7K, P.virgatum_v5, whole genome shotgun sequence. Protein-coding genes within it:
- the LOC120641501 gene encoding ethylene-responsive transcription factor ERF027-like; the encoded protein is MSDYGGPASPRTGKHPFYRGIRSRSGKWVSEIREPRKTRRIWLGTFPTAEMAAVAYDVAARALRGPDTALNFPDLAASRPAPASTSADDIRAAAAEAAAALQEPDRRPARGIAPAAARGGAQQQTAGGSSGAAAQQEGGGSGAGTQYYLDDEALFETPQYLRNMAAGMMLSPPRLGRNSSDDSPDPSEAGDSLWSYRDP